Proteins found in one Sorghum bicolor cultivar BTx623 chromosome 1, Sorghum_bicolor_NCBIv3, whole genome shotgun sequence genomic segment:
- the LOC8081544 gene encoding expansin-B11: protein MGVNMMSWSMQVVLVVALAFLVGGAWCGPPKVAPGKNITATYGSDWLEAKATWYGKPTGAGPDDNGGACGYKDVNKAPFNSMGACGNLPIFKDGLGCGSCFEIKCDKPAECSGEAVVVHITDMNYEQIAAYHFDLAGTAFGAMAKKGEEEKLRKAGIIDMQFRRVKCKYGEKVTFHVEKGSNPNYLALLVKYVDGDGDVVGVDIKEKGGDAYQPLKHSWGAVWRKDSDKPIKFPVTVQITTEGGTKTAYEDVIPEGWKADTTYTAK from the coding sequence ATGGGAGTGAACATGATGTCGTGGTCGATGCAGGTGGTGTTGGTGGTGGCGCTGGCGTTTTTGGTGGGTGGTGCATGGTGCGGTCCTCCCAAGGTTGCCCCGGGCAAGAACATCACGGCCACCTACGGCAGCGACTGGCTGGAAGCGAAGGCGACATGGTACGGCAAGCCGACGGGCGCCGGCCCCGACGACAACGGCGGCGCGTGCGGGTACAAGGATGTGAACAAGGCCCCCTTCAACAGCATGGGCGCGTGCGGCAACCTCCCCATCTTCAAAGACGGCCTCGGCTGTGGCTCCTGCTTTGAGATCAAGTGCGACAAGCCAGCCGAGTGCTCCGGCGAGGCTGTGGTGGTGCACATCACGGACATGAACTACGAGCAAATCGCCGCCTACCACTTCGACCTCGCCGGCACGGCATTCGGTGCCATGGCCAAGAAGGGCGAGGAGGAGAAGCTGCGCAAGGCGGGCATCATCGACATGCAATTCCGCCGGGTCAAGTGCAAGTACGGTGAAAAGGTCACCTTCCACGTGGAGAAGGGGAGCAACCCCAACTACCTGGCATTGCTGGTCAAGTATGTCGATGGCGACGGTGACGTTGTGGGGGTGGACATCAAGGAGAAGGGTGGCGACGCTTACCAGCCCCTCAAGCACTCCTGGGGCGCTGTTTGGAGGAAGGACAGCGACAAGCCCATCAAGTTCCCCGTCACTGTCCAAATCACCACCGAGGGAGGCACCAAGACCGCCTACGAAGACGTCATCCCCGAAGGATGGAAGGCCGACACCACGTACACCGCCAAATAA